Proteins co-encoded in one Brassica oleracea var. oleracea cultivar TO1000 chromosome C4, BOL, whole genome shotgun sequence genomic window:
- the LOC106342421 gene encoding uncharacterized protein LOC106342421, protein MRVKIYLHIIHIVTFSSTFHSTSDNILLLSYFLWLLSHLRKKNKMKGRMFCASQASTAICSSMDHIPKPTTTTVVVDDEKLSDRAIDRHNPIIKDGRRSSVDDYIRIPASPADGEISNKTIEIYKGRRSVTARKSTGGGGSGGGAAALLKLITNDLSLARKSFSCVARPSSDFVKTPAGSTRYLLGSDPGSLTGSAGQDTVAHKSPAVEEIKQSMEEKTSGGGSDQVVVLKVSLHCRGCEAKVRKHLSRMQGVTSFNIDFAAKKVTVTGDITPLGILDSISKVKNAQFWTAPTLPTPTLPMPNLETPNP, encoded by the exons ATGAGAGTGAAGATATATCTTCATATCATTCACATAGTAACGTTCTCATCAACGTTTCATTCAACCTCTGACAACATTTTGTTGCTTTCTTATTTCCTTTGGTTGCTTTCACACCTTCGAAAGAAAAATAAAATGAAGGGACGTATGTTTTGCGCTTCGCAAGCATCAACAGCCATATGTTCAAGCATGGACCACATTCCAAAACCAACCACCACCACCGTCGTCGTCGACGATGAAAAACTCAGCGACAGAGCTATCGACCGCCACAACCCAATCATTAAAGATGGCCGGAGATCTTCGGTCGACGACTATATCAGAATACCCGCTTCCCCAGCCGACGGAGAGATCAGTAACAAAACAATAGAGATCTACAAGGGCAGGAGGAGCGTCACTGCCCGAAAAAGCACCGGAGGTGGTGGTAGCGGAGGTGGAGCCGCGGCGTTGTTGAAGCTCATCACAAATGACCTCAGCTTGGCTAGGAAGAGTTTCAGCTGTGTAGCGAGACCCTCAAGTGACTTTGTCAAAACCCCTGCTGGTTCCACAAGGTATCTTTTGGGATCCGACCCGGGTTCTCTGACCGGGTCTGCGGGTCAGGATACGGTAGCTCATAAATCTCCTGCTGTTGAAGAGATAAAGCAGTCAATGGAGGAGAAGACTAGTGGTGGTGGTTCAGACCAG GTCGTTGTTCTCAAAGTGTCTCTCCACTGTAGAGGCTGTGAAGCAAAAGTTAGGAAACATCTGTCCAGAATGCAAG GTGTGACATCATTCAACATAGATTTTGCTGCAAAGAAAGTGACTGTGACTGGAGACATCACTCCCTTGGGAATATTGGATAGCATCTCAAAGGTTAAAAATGCTCAATTCTGGACAGCTCCTACACTACCAACTCCAACACTCCCAATGCCAAATCTGGAAACTCCAAATCCCTAG
- the LOC106342420 gene encoding protein SLOW GREEN 1, chloroplastic, which translates to MESLGKLHLNQHPIHLSLTQSPPSFPQKPSSLSFKSFKRASIRAASSSKSSLPSRLLKSTCVTFTAASALFLANLHLKPPPAIASPLTPSVESLNHQNVTVSLEEEATSLENHLSSHPDDVSALRSLMEVRIKSRKLLEAIDLINRLIDLEPEEKEWPILKANILSHSGDSESAKNAFEEIISKDPLRVEAYHGLAMAYSDSGDDLKAVEGRIREAMVRCKKERNVKDLRDFKLLVAQIRVLEGKHEEALRLYQELVKEEPRDFRPYLCQGIIYTLLKKGGEAEKQFEKFRRLVPRNHPYREYFMDNMVATKLFAEKAQREMAGTKG; encoded by the coding sequence ATGGAGTCTCTAGGGAAGCTACACCTCAATCAACACCCAATCCACCTCTCCCTCACTCAATCCCCTCCATCATTCCCCCAAAAACCTTCGTCACTTTCCTTCAAATCCTTCAAACGCGCTTCCATCAGAGCTGCTTCCTCATCGAAATCATCACTACCTTCCCGTCTCCTCAAATCCACATGCGTCACCTTCACCGCCGCCTCCGCCCTCTTCCTCGCGAATCTCCACCTCAAACCCCCTCCAGCGATCGCATCTCCCCTTACTCCCTCAGTAGAATCCTTAAACCACCAAAACGTCACCGTTTCGCTGGAAGAAGAAGCGACATCGCTCGAAAACCACCTATCCTCCCACCCCGACGACGTTTCCGCCCTCCGCTCGCTAATGGAGGTAAGGATCAAATCCCGCAAGCTTCTAGAAGCGATAGATCTAATCAATAGGTTAATAGATCTAGAACCGGAGGAGAAAGAATGGCCGATCTTGAAAGCCAACATCTTATCCCACAGCGGAGACTCAGAGTCCGCCAAGAACGCCTTCGAAGAGATCATATCCAAGGACCCTCTCCGCGTCGAGGCCTACCACGGCCTCGCCATGGCCTACTCCGATTCGGGAGATGATTTAAAGGCCGTGGAGGGGAGGATTCGCGAGGCCATGGTGAGGTGCAAGAAGGAGAGGAATGTGAAGGACCTTAGGGACTTTAAGCTTCTTGTGGCGCAGATTCGGGTGCTCGAAGGGAAGCATGAGGAGGCGCTGAGGCTTTATCAGGAGCTGGTGAAGGAGGAGCCGAGGGATTTCAGGCCGTATCTGTGTCAGGGGATTATATACACGCTTCTTAAGAAGGGAGGCGAGGCGGAGAAGCAGTTTGAGAAGTTTAGGAGGCTTGTTCCCAGGAATCATCCTTACAGAGAGTATTTTATGGATAATATGGTTGCTACGAAGCTTTTCGCGGAGAAGGCGCAGCGAGAGATGGCTGGAACTAAGGGTTGA
- the LOC106337352 gene encoding probable 125 kDa kinesin-related protein yields the protein MSFTPDVTRKSGVGVIPSPAPFLTPRPERRRPDSSSSSSFSSRLEREKEVNVQVLLRCRPLSEEEQKSNVPRVISCNELRKEVSVANKQVDRLFTFDKVFGPKAQQRSIYDQAIAPIVHEVLEGFSCTVFAYGQTGTGKTYTMEGGMRKKGGDLPVEAGVIPRAVRHIFETLEAQKADYSMKVTFLELYNEEVTDLLAQEDSSSRSSSDDKQKKPVSLMEDGKGCVVLRGLEEEVVYSANDIYALLERGSSKRRTADTLLNKRSSRSHSVFTITVHIKEESMGDEELIKCGKLNLVDLAGSENILRSGSRDGRAREAGEINKSLLTLGRVINALVEHSSHIPYRDSKLTRLLRDSLGGKTKTCIIATISPSAHSLEETLSTLDYAYRAKNIKNKPEANQKLSKAVLLKDLYLELERMKEDVRAARDRNGIYIAQERYAQEEAEKKARTERIEQLENDLNLAEREASKFRGLYVTEKEKLLDVESDLKDCKRNLDNTNKELHDLKENYIQVISKLKEREAIISRMKASETTLIDRAKGLRSDLQHASNDISSLFTRLDQKDKLESENHSMLLKFGSQLDQNLKELHRTVLGSVSQQQQQLRTMEEHTQSFLAHKYDATRDLESRIGRTVDTYTSGVAALKKLSAMFQKKASFDLENMNCSIGSQIEAVEQLLIESAAEAAKVAEDIRDSLNDQKELLALAARQQKQGLVRSMRSAQEISNTASTIFSNIYNQAHSMVEAIRESQAEKSRQLAAFEMNFKEEAEREEKQALVDIGMILSKLTSKKTAMVSDASRNIQEHDVQEEKRLQEQMSCMQQVSIGAKKELCDYLKKAKTEFTENTIASAESITVMDHYLEDCLGRATESKKLWETTETGVKNINTKYQQEVNVTRRDMAKENDKLHDEFASTFSTLDANFVTRTNELHAAVNDSLMQDRENKEATDAIVETSMKQVTLLQEKHGQGVSNIRDKAEQSLIKDYQVDQRKNETPKKVPIIVPSLASIEEMRTLLPKNILSEDDTSTEKRSSKQGQDEANNRTPFLEVNI from the exons ATGTCTTTCACTCCCGACGTTACAAGAAAAAGCGGAGTGGGAGTGATCCCATCTCCCGCTCCGTTCCTCACTCCTCGTCCCGAGAGAAGACGGCCTGATTCTTCTTCTTCTTCTTCTTTCTCCTCCCGCCTCGAAAGAGAGAAAGAGGTCAACGTTCAGGTCCTTCTTCGATGCAGACCGTTAAGCGAAGAGGAGCAGAAATCGAACGTCCCTAGAGTCATTTCCTGTAACGAGCTCAGGAAAGAAGTCAGCGTTGCTAATAAGCAAGTGGACCGTCTCTTCACTTTCGACAAG GTGTTTGGGCCTAAAGCGCAACAACGGTCTATATATGACCAAGCCATTGCACCTATTGTTCATGAAGTGTTGGAAGGTTTTAGCTGCACTGTGTTTGCCTATGGACAGACAGGAACCGGGAAGACTTACACTATGGAAGGCGGCATGCGTAAAAAG GGAGGGGATTTACCTGTGGAGGCTGGGGTGATTCCTAGAGCTGTTAGGCATATATTCGAAACTCTTGAGGCTCAAAAGGCTGACTACAGTATGAAAGTCACGTTCTTGGAGCTGTACAACGAAGAAGTCACAGACTTGTTAGCTCAAGAAGACTCTTCATCAAGATCATCTTCTGACGATAAGCAGAAGAAGCCTGTTTCTTTAATGGAGGATGGGAAAGGCTGTGTGGTTCTACGTGGTCTTGAGGAAGAGGTTGTGTACAGTGCTAACGATATATACGCTCTTCTCGAACGAGGCTCGTCCAAAAGGCGCACGGCGGATACTTTGTTGAATAAAAGAAGCAGCCGCTCTCATTCTGTTTTTACCATCACGGTGCATATTAAGGAAGAATCTATGGGAGATGAGGAGTTGATCAAATGTGGGAAGCTTAACCTTGTGGATCTAGCGGGCTCCGAGAATATTTTGCGGTCAGGGTCGAGGGATGGTAGGGCGAGAGAGGCTGGGGAGATTAACAAGAGCTTGCTTACATTAGGGCGTGTGATTAATGCGCTTGTGGAACATTCTTCTCATATACCTTACAG GGATAGTAAGCTGACAAGGCTTTTAAGGGACTCTCTAGGAGGGAAGACAAAAACTTGTATCATTGCTACAATCTCGCCATCTGCTCATTCCCTGGAAGAAACTTTAAGCACTTTGGATTATGCCTACCGTGCTAAGAACATTAAGAACAAACCTGAG GCAAACCAGAAGTTATCCAAAGCTGTGTTGCTCAAAGACCTTTACTTGGAGCTTGAGAGAATGAAAGAAG ATGTAAGAGCGGCAAGGGATAGAAATGGTATATACATAGCACAGGAAAGATATGCACAAGAAGAGGCTGAAAAGAAG GCGAGAACTGAGAGGATAGAACAGTTGGAGAATGATTTAAATCTCGCTGAAAGA GAAGCTTCCAAGTTCCGTGGGCTTTACGTGACTGAGAAAGAGAAGTTACTGGATGTAGAAAGTGACCTTAAGGACTGCAAG AGAAACCTGGATAATACTAACAAGGAGTTGCATGACCTTAAAGAGAATTATATCCAAGTTATCTCAAAGTTAAAGGAAAGGGAAGCCATCATCTCCAGAATGAAAGCCTCAG AGACTACTTTGATCGACCGTGCCAAGGGGCTACGTTCTGATTTGCAGCATGCGTCAAATGATATAAGTTCGCTGTTCACAAGATTAG ATCAAAAGGACAAGCTGGAATCTGAAAACCACAGCATGCTTCTGAAATTTGGTTCACAGCTTGATCAAAACCTTAAAGAATTGCACAGGACAGTACTTGGATCAGTGTCTCAGCAACAGCAACAATTAAGAACTATGGAAGAGCATACTCAGTCTTTTCTTGCTCATAAATATGAT GCAACACGTGATCTGGAATCAAGAATTGGCAGAACAGTAGATACTTATACTTCAGGAGTAGCAGCCTTGAAGAAACTCTCTGCAATGTTTCAGAAGAAAGCTTCTTTTGATCTGGAGAATATGAACTGTTCCATAGGATCACAAATAGAGGCTGTTGAGCAA TTGCTGATTGAGTCAGCAGCAGAGGCTGCTAAAGTCGCTGAGGACATCAGGGATTCACTTAATGATCAGAAGGAGCTCTTAGCTCTTGCTGCAAGACAACAAAAGCAG GGCTTGGTCAGAAGCATGAGGTCAGCCCAAGAAATTTCCAACACTGCTTCAACCATTTTCAGTAACATTTATAACCAAGCTCACAGCATGGTGGAAGCCATTAGAGAAAGCCAAGCAGAGAAATCAAGACAGCTTGCTGCTTTTGAAATGAACTTTAAG GAAGAGGCTGAAAGAGAGGAGAAACAAGCTTTGGTTGACATTGGTATGATATTATCAAAGCTAACTTCAAAGAAAACAGCAATG GTCTCTGATGCATCACGCAATATCCAAGAACACGACGTACAGGAAGAGAAGAGATTACAGGAACAGATGTCTTGTATGCAGCAAGTTTCCATTGGCGCAAAGAAGGAACTGTGTGACTACTTAAAGAAAGCAAAAACCGAGTTCACGGAAAACACAATAGCTTCAGCAGAGTCTATCACAGTCATGGACCATTACCTTGAAGATTG CTTGGGAAGGGCTACTGAGTCTAAAAAACTGTGGGAGACCACTGAAACAGGCGTGAAGAACATCAACACGAAGTACCAACAAGAAGTTAATGTCACAAGGCG GGACATGGCGAAAGAAAATGACAAGCTGCACGATGAGTTTGCATCAACATTCTCCACATTGGATGCTAATTTTGTCACTAGGACTAATGAACTTCACGCAGCTGTTAATG ACTCGCTGATGCAAGACCGTGAGAACAAAGAAGCAACGGATGCTATCGTGGAGACTTCCATGAAGCAGGTCACGTTATTGCAAGAGAAGCATGGACAAGGTGTATCAAACATTCGAGACAAAGCAGAGCAGTCTCTCATAAAAGACTATCAG GTTGATCAACGCAAGAACGAGACGCCAAAGAAAGTACCTATAATTGTGCCGAGCTTGGCGTCCATTGAGGAGATGAGGACTTTGCTGCCGAAGAATATTCTCAGTGAAGATGACACAAGCACGGAGAAGAGATCAAGTAAACAGGGACAAGACGAAGCTAACAACAGAACTCCGTTCTTGGAAGTAAACATATGA
- the LOC106340970 gene encoding zinc finger protein ZAT11-like codes for MKRERSEFEESIKNLDIAKCLMILAQTSSMVKQIGVNQYAESNSSNRFECKTCNKRFSSFQALGGHRASHKKPKLTVDQKVVKQYLTKEGTQAHECTICGQSFGTGQALGGHMRRHRSSMMVEPSELISPVIHDMPVLKRCSSSKRVLSLDLNLTPLENDLEILFGKTFFPNIDMKFVV; via the coding sequence ATGAAGAGAGAACGATCTGAGTTCGAAGAGTCCATCAAGAATCTAGACATTGCTAAATGTCTAATGATACTAGCTCAAACATCCTCCATGGTCAAACAGATTGGTGTGAATCAATATGCCGAGAGCAATTCAAGTAACCGGTTCGAATGCAAAACGTGTAACAAGAGATTCTCTTCGTTTCAAGCCCTTGGTGGCCACCGTGCAAGCCATAAGAAGCCAAAGCTAACCGTTGACCAAAAGGTGGTGAAACAATATCTTACCAAAGAAGGAACTCAAGCCCATGAGTGTACAATATGCGGTCAGAGTTTCGGGACCGGACAGGCTTTAGGCGGTCACATGAGACGGCATAGGTCAAGCATGATGGTGGAGCCATCGGAGCTCATCTCTCCTGTGATTCATGACATGCCGGTTCTGAAACGATGTAGTAGTAGCAAGAGGGTTTTGTCTTTGGATTTGAATTTAACTCCCTTAGAGAATGATCTTGAAATTCTTTTTGGGAAGACGTTTTTCCCAAACATAGATATGAAGTTTGTTGTTTAG